The Nicotiana tabacum cultivar K326 chromosome 14, ASM71507v2, whole genome shotgun sequence genome contains a region encoding:
- the LOC107773178 gene encoding 1-aminocyclopropane-1-carboxylate synthase 3-like gives MKLLSEKATCNSHGQDSSYFLGWQEYEKNPYDENQNPKGIIQMGLAENQLSFDLLESWLGQNPDAAGFKRNGESIFRELALFQDYHGLPAFKNALVQFMAEIRGNKVTFDSNKLVLTAGATSANETLMFCLADRGDAFLLPTPYYPGFDRDLKWRTGAEIVPIQCTSSNGFRITESALEEAYKEAKSRNLRVKGVLVTNPSNPLGTTLTRNELELLLSFVDTKGIHLISDEIYSGTVFYSPNFVSVMEVLIEKNYMYTDVWDRVHIVYSLSKDLGLPGFRVGAIYSNDDVVVSAATKMSSFGLISSQTQYLLSAMLSDKKFTNKYISENQKRLKKRHAMMVRGLQSAGISCLESNAGLFCWVDMRHLLSSNTFEAEIELWKKIVYEVGLNISPGSSCHCTEPGWFRACFANMSEDTLNLAIQRIKNFVNSSAISTDAHSNQTNQNTSTNTKKKLFSKWGFRLSFNDRER, from the exons ATGAAGCTTTTATCAGAAAAAGCCACGTGTAATTCGCATGGACAAGACTCTTCATATTTCCTAGGATGGCAAGAGTACGAGAAGAATCCATACGATGAAAATCAGAATCCAAAAGGAATAATACAAATGGGACTTGCAGAGAATCAG CTTTCTTTTGATTTATTAGAGTCTTGGCTTGGTCAAAACCCAGACGCAGCTGGGTTTAAGAGAAATGGAGAGTCCATATTTAGAGAACTTGCTCTATTTCAAGATTACCACGGCCTTCCCGCTTTCAAAAAT GCATTGGTTCAATTCATGGCTGAAATTAGAGGGAACAAAGTCACCTTTGATTCAAACAAGCTTGTCCTCACCGCCGGCGCAACTTCCGCAAATGAGACGCTCATGTTTTGCCTCGCCGACCGCGGCGATGCTTTTCTCCTTCCCACCCCATACTATCCTGG ATTTGATAGAGATCTCAAATGGAGAACTGGGGCTGAGATAGTGCCAATACAATGTACAAGTTCAAATGGCTTCAGAATTACAGAATCAGCTCTAGAAGAAGCATACAAAGAAGCCAAAAGTCGTAACCTTAGAGTAAAAGGAGTACTAGTAACGAACCCCTCGAACCCATTGGGCACAACATTAACACGAAATGAACTCGAATTACTTCTCAGCTTCGTCGATACAAAAGGTATCCATCTCATTAGTGACGAAATCTATTCAGGAACAGTTTTTTACTCGCCGAATTTCGTTAGTGTTATGGAAGTATTAATCGAAAAGAACTACATGTACACTGATGTTTGGGATCGAGTTCACATTGTCTATAGTCTTTCCAAAGATCTTGGCCTTCCCGGTTTTCGTGTTGGTGCAATTTACTCCAACGATGACGTTGTTGTATCTGCAGCTACTAAAATGTCCAGTTTCGGGTTAATTTCCTCACAAACTCAGTACCTTTTATCAGCCATGTTATCTGACAAGAAATTCACGAACAAATACATATCTGAAAATCAAAAGAGACTCAAGAAACGCCATGCAATGATGGTACGAGGTCTTCAAAGTGCAGGAATTAGTTGCCTTGAGAGCAATGCTGGTTTATTTTGTTGGGTAGATATGAGACATTTACTAAGTTCCAATACTTTTGAGGCAGAAATTGAGCTATGGAAAAAAATAGTTTATGAAGTTGGACTCAATATTTCGCCTGGATCGTCATGCCATTGTACAGAACCAGGGTGGTTTCGTGCATGTTTCGCTAACATGTCAGAAGATACGTTGAATCTTGCAATTCAACGTATCAAAAATTTTGTTAACTCCTCTGCTATCAGTACCGATGCTCATAGTAATCAGACTAACCAGAATACGAGTACAAATACAAAGAAGAAGTTATTCTCCAAGTGGGGTTTTCGACTATCGTTTAATGACAGAGAACGATAG